Sequence from the Priestia megaterium genome:
AAAGGCTGACTGAAAGAGAAAAAGAAGAGCAGACAATAAAGGCTCGAATTGAAAAAAGCAGCGTATTTTTTGAAAATCAGCAAAAGAAAATCGAACGTCTAAAAGAAGAGAAATATGCGGGCGAAAAAGAATTTACAGAATTAAAAGCAATGCTGTCTCATAAACAATCTCTTGTTCACTCGCAAATTGAACGCTTGCGTACGCTTACAGATCAAGAAGATATTGAACAGGCGCTGCAAAAAACAGTTCTTTTACTTGCGGAGTTAGAGACGAATGAACAGCAGGCGTATCAACATTGGCAGACTGTTCAAAAAGCGTATCAAACGCTGCAAATGGATGAAAAAGCAGCGAGCGAATCTCTAGAAACAGCTCATATCCAGTATAAAAAAGCAGCTGAAAAATGGGAAGAAGCTATAGGGAATTCTTTATTCAGCGAAGGAAAAGAAGTTCAGCAAGCTTTGTTATCACATGATGAGATGAAAGTGTTGGATGAAACTGTTCAGGCTTATTGGGACAACATAAAACAGATGAAGTCATCAATTGAACAGTTAAATATCCAGCTGAATCACCAGTCCATAGAAGAGCAGCAATTTGAAGAAACTCAGCAGCTGCTTCATGATATAAAAGCGGCTGTGAAAGAAGCCGTTCAGCTCAAGGGAGCAGCTGAGCAAACGTTAAAAAGCGTCAAAGAACGACATGAGCGATTTTTAGTGCTTGAACAAGACCGTGAAGAAAAACAAGCGTTATTTGAACAGTATCAAAAGCTTCAAACAGTATTTAAAGGAAATGCTTTCGTGGAATATATTGCTGAAGAACAGCTGATGTCCGTTAGCCGAGATGCTTCGGAGCGTCTGGGTATATTAACACGTCAGCGCTATGCGATTGAAGTTGATTCCCAAGGCGGCTTTATCATGAGAGATGATGCAAATGGAGGCGTAAAACGTCCGGTTTCAACTTTATCTGGTGGAGAGACGTTTTTAACTTCGCTGGCTTTAGCCCTTTCATTATCTGCACAAATTCAGCTAAGAGGAGAATATCCACTGCAGTTTTTCTTTTTAGATGAAGGATTTGGAACACTTGATGGAGAGCTTCTTGATACCGTTGTTACAGCGCTTGAAAAGCTTCAATCAAATAATTTATCAATTGGGGTCATCAGTCACGTTCAAGAACTTCGTGCTCGTCTGCCAAAACGTTTGATTGTTGAGCCGTCCGAGCCATCTGGCAAAGGAACTAGTGTAAGAGTAGAAACTTTATAGGGAAGGAAATCTATATGAAGAAAAAAGACAGGCGGATAGGAACATGCGAATTATGCGGAAGGCAGGATGTCTTGACGACCGTACATCATTTAACGCCAAAGGAAATGGGCGGAGCGTTTGAACCAACGGCAAACTTATGTATTCCGTGTCATAAACAAATTCATGCATTATACACAAATGATGAATTAGCCATTCGTCTTAATACGATTTCTTTATTACAAGCTGATTCTAAAATTAGCTCTTTTATTAAATGGATTCGTAAACAACCTTCTTCTAAATTACCTAAAACCAAGAAATCAAACAGCCGAAAATTCAAATGAATAAAAAACCCCTTATCCGCTTTAATAGCAAAGATAAGGGGTTTTTTTAAGCATTTGCTGCTATATTTTGATCGAATAAATCTGGATCTAACGTATTTGTTCCTGAAATGCCATTGTTGGTATTAACAAAGTTACCTGTATTTAAAGAACCAGAGCCTGCCGCGGTTTTAGCCGCGCTTTTTGGAGAAACATAGAACGTATCTCCAAACGTTACGACACCGCCTCCGACGCTCGTGATACTAACGGGTCCAATCAATGCTGGCATGAAATTCACACCCTTTTTTCGTGATATTAATTTAGTATATGAGCAGCTTTTTAAAAGGTTCACTCACTGCTGCTAGCTTGTGAAGAAGCACTATTTGATGTTCCTGTTTCAGCTTCCTTTGAAGGTTCATCGTTGATCAGTTCGCGAATATGCTTAATGCGAGCTTCTGCATAAACATTGCACGTTGATCCAATATGGATAACTGATGAGAATGAGCACCCTTTTATATCAATTCTGTTAACGCGGATCAAAGGTATTTCATTCCATGTTTGAACGGGAATAGGTTCGTAATCGCCATGAGGAATAGGCTCATTAAAGATAGCGTAATCATCAAAGTTTCCTTCTCTACCGTAGAAAAACGGATACTGCCTCCGATCAGCTAAAGCTTTATTAAGTAGATGAATTTCTGTTGAATCTCCAATTTGGCAAAAGGAGCTCGCCGACAAGGAATTAATTTCTATATAATTAACAGAAGATGTGCGTGAAAGCATAGGTAAGCTCCTTTATGATAACGATAGTGGAACATAAGGGCCGATAATCAAAGATTCAGCCGGCGTATCAAATGTTGAGGATAGAGAGATGTAATTGGCATCACCAATTAAAAAAAGAGAAGAAGAAGATACGCCTGTAATACTAACGTCTCCAACAAGCAATTCGCGGTTTACAACGTTAAAGTTCATGAAGGGGGTCCACCTTTCTTTAAAGATTCAGGTAAATACGTTAAAAATGCGTCAATTCCTTTTTTCATATCTTCATAAAGTTTACCGATAATTTGAGGTTTGATTTGTTCAAAATTTCGTTCCATTTCTTCCGGCTGAACTTGCTGTATATAAAAAGTAATCCGCTGCTGCAGCTGCTTTTTAATATCTTCTAAAATAAACTCGTAGT
This genomic interval carries:
- a CDS encoding spore germination protein GerPE, whose product is MLSRTSSVNYIEINSLSASSFCQIGDSTEIHLLNKALADRRQYPFFYGREGNFDDYAIFNEPIPHGDYEPIPVQTWNEIPLIRVNRIDIKGCSFSSVIHIGSTCNVYAEARIKHIRELINDEPSKEAETGTSNSASSQASSSE
- a CDS encoding spore germination protein translates to MPALIGPVSITSVGGGVVTFGDTFYVSPKSAAKTAAGSGSLNTGNFVNTNNGISGTNTLDPDLFDQNIAANA
- a CDS encoding HNH endonuclease, whose protein sequence is MKKKDRRIGTCELCGRQDVLTTVHHLTPKEMGGAFEPTANLCIPCHKQIHALYTNDELAIRLNTISLLQADSKISSFIKWIRKQPSSKLPKTKKSNSRKFK